Proteins found in one Actinokineospora alba genomic segment:
- the lipB gene encoding lipoyl(octanoyl) transferase LipB gives MSTANISCRADTRPVSVREVGTIDYLEAWDLQRELAHARADGTGEDTLLLLEHPSVYTAGKRTEPDERPDDGTPVIDVDRGGKITWHGPGQLVGYPIVMLSDPVDVVQYVRRIEEALIAVCAKLGLRTGRVEGRSGVWLAADETRPERKIAAIGIRVQRGVTMHGFEINCDADLGAFDRIVPCGIRDAGVTSLSKELGRTVTVAEVLPLARALVLDALEGALAVSDHWLDKPEPASPGVTFALS, from the coding sequence GTGAGCACAGCGAACATCTCCTGTCGCGCCGACACCCGACCGGTCTCGGTGCGCGAGGTCGGCACCATCGACTACCTCGAGGCCTGGGACCTGCAGCGCGAACTCGCGCACGCCCGCGCCGACGGCACCGGGGAGGACACCCTCCTGCTGCTGGAGCACCCGTCGGTCTACACCGCGGGCAAGCGCACCGAGCCCGACGAGCGCCCCGACGACGGCACCCCGGTGATCGACGTCGACCGCGGCGGCAAGATCACCTGGCACGGCCCCGGCCAGCTCGTCGGCTACCCGATCGTCATGCTGTCCGACCCGGTCGACGTGGTGCAGTACGTCCGGCGCATCGAGGAAGCCCTCATCGCCGTGTGCGCCAAGCTGGGCCTGCGCACGGGCCGCGTGGAGGGCCGCAGCGGTGTCTGGCTGGCCGCCGACGAGACCCGCCCGGAACGCAAGATCGCCGCCATCGGCATCCGCGTGCAGCGCGGCGTCACCATGCACGGCTTCGAGATCAACTGCGACGCCGACCTGGGCGCGTTCGACCGGATCGTCCCCTGCGGCATCCGCGACGCCGGTGTCACGTCCCTGTCGAAGGAACTGGGCCGCACGGTCACCGTGGCCGAGGTGCTCCCCCTGGCCCGCGCACTGGTCTTGGACGCGCTGGAAGGCGCGCTCGCGGTGTCCGACCACTGGCTGGACAAGCCGGAGCCCGCCAGCCCCGGTGTCACGTTCGCACTGAGCTGA
- the sucB gene encoding 2-oxoglutarate dehydrogenase, E2 component, dihydrolipoamide succinyltransferase, translated as MAFSVEMPALGESVTEGTVTRWLKQEGDTVEVDEPLLEVSTDKVDTEIPSPVAGTLQKIVAQEDETVAVGAELAVIGDGSADSGSSEQQAPEQPAQEQSTVDEPSTEQPAPEPAPQAEAEPSSGATEGPAPDQDAPTGNGKGTDVTMPALGESVTEGTVTRWLKQVGETVEVDEPLLEVSTDKVDTEIPSPVAGTLLEITAGEDTTVDVGGKLGVIGAAGAAPAEAPAPAKAPEPEAPKQAPPVQQAPPAQEAPAPAPAAPAQQAPAQQAPAAPPVSAPANDNAPYVTPLVRKLAAENNIDLASVKGTGVGGRIRKQDVLEAAEAAKAPKPAAAAPAAAPAASKAPTGPDSSLRGTTQKMSRLRQTVSRRMVESLQTAAQLTQVVEVDVTKIAKLRSKAKSAFEQREGVKLTFLPFFAKATVEALKQHPKLNASISEDGTEVTYHGTENLGIAVDTDRGLLTPAIRDAGGLNIAGLAHKIADVAERTRANKVTPDELFGATFNLTNLGSQGALWDSPIIQLPQVGILGVGLVVKRPVVLTDENGDDTIAVRSMVYLALTYDHRLVDGADAGRFLTAVKNRLEEGAFESELGL; from the coding sequence ATGGCGTTCTCCGTAGAGATGCCGGCGCTCGGGGAGAGCGTCACCGAAGGCACCGTCACCCGGTGGCTCAAGCAAGAGGGCGACACCGTCGAGGTCGACGAGCCGTTGCTGGAGGTGTCGACCGACAAGGTCGACACCGAGATCCCGTCGCCGGTCGCGGGCACCCTGCAGAAGATCGTCGCGCAGGAGGACGAGACCGTCGCCGTGGGCGCCGAGCTCGCGGTGATCGGCGACGGATCCGCTGATTCCGGGTCTTCCGAGCAGCAGGCTCCCGAGCAACCCGCTCAGGAGCAGTCCACGGTCGACGAGCCGTCCACCGAGCAGCCCGCTCCTGAGCCCGCTCCACAGGCCGAGGCGGAGCCTTCCTCGGGGGCGACCGAAGGCCCCGCGCCCGACCAGGACGCCCCCACCGGCAACGGCAAGGGCACCGACGTGACCATGCCCGCGCTGGGCGAGAGCGTCACCGAGGGCACCGTCACCCGCTGGCTCAAGCAGGTCGGCGAGACCGTCGAGGTCGACGAGCCGCTGCTGGAGGTGTCCACCGACAAGGTCGACACCGAGATCCCGTCGCCGGTCGCGGGCACCCTGCTCGAGATCACCGCGGGCGAGGACACCACGGTCGACGTGGGCGGCAAGCTCGGCGTCATCGGGGCGGCGGGCGCCGCTCCGGCGGAGGCCCCGGCTCCGGCCAAGGCCCCTGAGCCTGAGGCGCCCAAGCAGGCTCCCCCGGTTCAGCAGGCGCCGCCCGCCCAGGAAGCGCCCGCGCCCGCCCCGGCGGCTCCGGCCCAGCAGGCTCCAGCGCAGCAGGCTCCGGCCGCTCCCCCGGTGAGCGCGCCCGCCAACGACAACGCCCCCTACGTGACCCCGCTCGTGCGCAAGCTCGCGGCGGAGAACAACATCGACCTCGCGTCGGTGAAGGGCACCGGCGTCGGCGGCCGCATCCGCAAGCAGGACGTCCTGGAAGCCGCTGAGGCGGCCAAGGCGCCCAAGCCCGCCGCCGCGGCCCCCGCCGCCGCGCCCGCCGCGAGCAAGGCCCCCACCGGGCCGGACTCCTCGCTGCGCGGCACGACGCAGAAGATGTCGCGACTGCGCCAGACGGTCTCGCGCCGCATGGTCGAGTCGCTGCAGACCGCGGCCCAGCTCACCCAGGTCGTCGAGGTCGACGTCACCAAGATCGCGAAGCTGCGGTCCAAGGCCAAGTCCGCGTTCGAGCAGCGTGAGGGCGTCAAGCTGACGTTCCTGCCGTTCTTCGCCAAGGCGACCGTCGAGGCGCTCAAGCAGCACCCGAAGCTCAACGCCTCGATCAGCGAGGACGGCACCGAGGTCACCTACCACGGCACGGAGAACCTCGGCATCGCCGTGGACACCGACCGCGGTCTGCTGACCCCGGCCATCCGCGACGCGGGCGGGCTGAACATCGCGGGCCTCGCGCACAAGATCGCCGATGTCGCGGAGCGCACCAGGGCGAACAAGGTCACCCCGGACGAGCTGTTCGGCGCGACGTTCAACCTGACCAACCTGGGCAGCCAGGGCGCGCTGTGGGACTCGCCGATTATCCAGCTGCCGCAGGTCGGCATCCTGGGCGTCGGCCTGGTCGTCAAGCGGCCCGTGGTGCTGACCGACGAGAACGGCGACGACACGATCGCCGTCCGCTCGATGGTCTACCTCGCGCTGACCTATGACCACCGCCTGGTCGACGGTGCCGACGCGGGCCGCTTCCTCACCGCGGTCAAGAACCGCCTGGAAGAGGGCGCGTTCGAGAGCGAACTCGGCCTCTGA
- the lipA gene encoding lipoyl synthase: MTVAPEGRKMLRLEVRNSQTPIEKKPSWIKTRAKMGPEFRELKGLVRREGLHTVCEEAGCPNIYECWEDREATFLIGGEQCTRRCDFCQIDTGKPSDLDRDEPRRVAESVQAMGLRYSTITGVARDDLDDGGAWLYAETVRQIHALNPGTGVELLIPDFNAEPDQLAEVFGSRPQVLAHNLETVPRIFKRIRPAFRYERSLQVITEARDFGLITKSNLILGMGETPEEVTEALSDLHDAGCDIITITQYLRPSVRHHPIDRWVKPEEFLQHKETAEALGFAGVMAGPLVRSSYRAGRLYTQAVEHRGDEVPENLRHLAQAGSASQEISALLKR, encoded by the coding sequence GTGACGGTTGCGCCTGAGGGTCGGAAGATGCTGCGCCTGGAAGTGCGCAACAGCCAGACCCCGATCGAGAAGAAGCCTTCGTGGATCAAGACCCGCGCGAAGATGGGGCCCGAGTTCCGTGAACTCAAGGGCCTCGTCCGCCGCGAGGGCCTGCATACGGTCTGCGAGGAGGCGGGCTGTCCCAACATCTACGAATGCTGGGAAGACCGCGAGGCCACGTTCCTCATCGGCGGTGAGCAGTGCACCCGGCGCTGCGACTTCTGCCAGATCGACACCGGCAAACCGTCCGACCTCGACCGCGACGAGCCCCGCCGCGTCGCCGAGTCGGTGCAGGCGATGGGCCTGCGCTACTCGACGATCACCGGCGTCGCCCGCGACGACCTCGACGACGGCGGCGCGTGGCTCTACGCCGAGACGGTCCGACAGATCCACGCGCTCAACCCGGGCACCGGTGTCGAGCTGCTGATCCCGGACTTCAACGCCGAACCGGACCAGCTGGCCGAGGTCTTCGGCTCGCGCCCGCAGGTGCTGGCGCACAACCTGGAGACCGTCCCGCGGATCTTCAAGCGCATCCGCCCGGCGTTCCGCTACGAGCGTTCGCTGCAGGTGATCACCGAGGCGCGTGACTTCGGGCTGATCACCAAGTCGAACCTGATCCTCGGCATGGGCGAGACGCCCGAAGAGGTCACCGAGGCGCTCAGCGACCTGCACGACGCCGGGTGCGACATCATCACGATCACCCAGTACCTGCGCCCGAGCGTGCGCCACCACCCGATCGACCGGTGGGTCAAGCCCGAGGAGTTCCTGCAGCACAAGGAAACCGCGGAGGCGCTCGGCTTCGCCGGGGTCATGGCCGGGCCGCTGGTGCGCTCGTCGTACCGCGCGGGCCGCCTCTACACCCAGGCCGTCGAACACCGCGGCGACGAGGTCCCGGAGAACCTGCGGCACCTCGCGCAGGCGGGCTCGGCGAGCCAGGAGATCAGCGCGCTGCTCAAGCGGTAG
- a CDS encoding phosphatase PAP2 family protein codes for MRSLGAALVIAFILLGLVVSGPVPDVDRFVADTAGDGLGLRSVASVVTVVLGPILPAVAVVGLLVAAALVRPRAGLLLRAALLLAACRAVSLVKPLFERARPTDYPDFSFPSGHVVSVASVGFTAVVLCAWLARERVRMAVLVSASAVVLAALCRVLLDVHWLTDLVGATLGVLGVGLLTALALRLLPAPKPTA; via the coding sequence GTGAGGTCACTCGGTGCGGCGCTGGTGATCGCGTTCATCCTGCTCGGCCTGGTGGTGTCAGGACCGGTCCCGGACGTCGACCGGTTCGTCGCCGACACCGCGGGCGACGGCTTGGGGCTGCGGTCGGTGGCGTCGGTCGTGACGGTTGTGCTCGGGCCGATCCTGCCCGCGGTCGCGGTGGTCGGCCTGCTGGTGGCGGCGGCGCTCGTGCGCCCCAGGGCCGGGTTGCTGCTGCGGGCGGCGCTGCTGCTGGCGGCGTGCCGGGCGGTGTCGCTGGTCAAACCGCTGTTCGAGCGGGCCCGGCCGACGGACTACCCGGATTTCAGCTTCCCCAGCGGGCACGTGGTATCGGTGGCGTCGGTCGGGTTCACCGCCGTGGTCCTGTGCGCGTGGCTGGCCCGTGAGCGGGTGCGGATGGCGGTGCTGGTGTCGGCCTCGGCTGTGGTCCTCGCCGCACTCTGCCGGGTGCTCCTCGACGTGCACTGGCTGACGGACCTGGTCGGAGCCACCCTCGGCGTCCTCGGCGTCGGCCTGCTGACCGCGCTCGCGCTGCGACTGCTGCCGGCGCCGAAACCGACGGCGTAG
- a CDS encoding TIGR01777 family oxidoreductase, with amino-acid sequence MRVVVAGSSGLIGTALVARLRKDGHEVLRLVRRTPHAPDEREWDPPAGRMDSGVLDGVDAVVNLCGVGIGDRRWSQARKQVLLDSRIEPTEVLAAKIAETGVPVLINASAVGVYGDTGASTVDESAPVGRGFLAELCAHWEAATEPAKAAGTRVVLARTASVLSRKGGLLGPLRPLFALALGGKLGSGEQYMPWIHLDDHIGGLVFLLGGDVAGPVNLAGPTPATNAEFTAAFGRVKHRPAPFTVPRFALKAALGDLADEILLSQRVVPKVLLDNGFTFTFNTVDAALEAVEGQ; translated from the coding sequence ATGCGCGTAGTCGTCGCCGGTTCGTCCGGCCTCATCGGGACCGCACTCGTCGCCAGGCTCCGCAAGGACGGGCACGAGGTGCTCCGGCTGGTCCGCCGCACCCCGCACGCGCCCGACGAGCGCGAGTGGGATCCGCCCGCGGGCCGGATGGACTCCGGCGTGCTCGACGGCGTCGACGCGGTGGTCAACCTGTGCGGCGTGGGCATCGGCGACCGGCGGTGGAGCCAGGCGCGCAAGCAGGTGCTGCTCGACAGCCGGATCGAGCCCACCGAGGTGCTGGCGGCGAAGATCGCCGAGACCGGTGTGCCGGTGTTGATCAACGCCTCGGCGGTCGGCGTCTACGGCGACACGGGCGCCTCGACGGTCGACGAGTCCGCGCCGGTCGGCCGCGGATTCCTCGCCGAGCTGTGCGCGCACTGGGAGGCCGCCACGGAGCCCGCGAAGGCGGCGGGCACCCGGGTCGTGCTGGCCCGCACCGCGTCGGTCCTGTCGCGCAAGGGCGGCCTGCTCGGGCCGCTGCGCCCGCTGTTCGCCCTGGCGCTGGGCGGCAAGCTCGGCAGCGGCGAGCAGTACATGCCGTGGATCCACCTCGACGACCACATCGGCGGGCTGGTGTTCCTGCTGGGCGGCGATGTCGCCGGGCCAGTCAACCTGGCCGGTCCGACGCCCGCGACGAACGCCGAGTTCACCGCCGCGTTCGGCCGGGTCAAGCACCGCCCGGCCCCCTTCACCGTGCCGCGCTTCGCGCTCAAAGCCGCGCTGGGCGACCTGGCCGACGAGATCCTGCTCAGCCAGCGGGTCGTGCCGAAGGTGTTGCTGGACAACGGCTTCACCTTCACGTTCAACACTGTCGACGCCGCGCTGGAGGCGGTCGAAGGGCAGTGA
- a CDS encoding DedA family protein, with the protein MALVTDVLEWLQALPQPALVAATGGLVLAECTIGLGFIAPGEAGLLVASTTVNSAPRFLLLWLVVTVCAGIGDSIGYFIGRRFGPKLRETKLIQKYGTEGWDKATDILRRRGAWAVFFARFMPVVRTLTPAAAGTSGLPYRKFLPAVVAGAACWSAIHISIGAALGEAAKRIEGALSTGGLVLLGVVVIGGLIVHTVKKRKKKAAVTEEAALEPVS; encoded by the coding sequence GTGGCTTTGGTTACCGACGTGCTCGAATGGCTCCAGGCACTGCCGCAGCCTGCTCTCGTGGCGGCGACAGGCGGTCTGGTGCTGGCGGAGTGCACCATCGGCCTGGGCTTCATCGCACCGGGTGAGGCGGGGCTGCTGGTGGCCTCCACGACCGTCAACAGCGCCCCGCGCTTCCTGTTGCTGTGGCTCGTGGTCACGGTCTGCGCGGGCATCGGCGACTCGATCGGCTACTTCATCGGCCGCCGCTTCGGCCCGAAGCTGCGCGAGACCAAGCTGATCCAGAAGTACGGCACCGAGGGCTGGGACAAGGCCACCGACATCCTCCGCAGGCGCGGCGCGTGGGCGGTGTTCTTCGCCCGCTTCATGCCGGTGGTGCGCACCCTGACCCCGGCGGCGGCGGGCACGTCCGGCCTCCCGTACCGCAAGTTCCTGCCCGCCGTGGTCGCGGGGGCGGCTTGCTGGTCGGCCATCCACATCAGCATCGGCGCCGCTCTCGGCGAGGCAGCCAAGCGCATCGAGGGCGCGCTGTCGACCGGCGGCCTGGTCCTGCTCGGCGTGGTCGTGATCGGCGGCCTCATCGTGCACACCGTGAAGAAGCGCAAGAAGAAGGCCGCTGTCACCGAGGAAGCGGCGCTCGAACCCGTCAGCTGA
- the lpdA gene encoding dihydrolipoyl dehydrogenase: MTDTSADLVILGGGSGGYACAFRAAGLGLSVILIEKDKVGGTCLHRGCIPTKALLHAAEVADIAREGDQFGVKTSLEGIDMNGVNSYKDGIVAGLHKGLLGLVKANKVTLVEGEGKFVGPNTVEVGGTRYTGKNVVLATGSYAKTLPGLDIGGRIVTSDQALSLDYVPEKVVVLGGGVIGVEFASVWRSFGADVTIVEALPRLVPLEDEWASKQVERAFRKRGIKFKTGVRFSGATQTDAAVTVSLESGETFDADLLLVAVGRGPSSSGMGYEEAGVKMDRGFVLTDERLRTNLPNVFAVGDLVPGLQLAHRGFQQGIFIAEEIAGLNPKVIDEAGIPKVTYCNPEVASVGLSEAQAKEKYGSAETLVYNLAGNGKSQILKTSGGIKLIKAPDGPVVGVTMVGERVGELIGEAQLIYSWEAYPEDVAPLIHAHPTQNEAMGEAFLALAGKPLHVHG, encoded by the coding sequence GTGACTGACACCTCCGCTGACCTGGTGATCCTGGGAGGCGGGTCCGGAGGCTACGCCTGCGCGTTCCGCGCGGCCGGGCTAGGACTTTCCGTCATCCTGATCGAGAAGGACAAGGTCGGTGGAACCTGCCTGCACCGAGGCTGCATTCCGACCAAGGCGCTGCTGCACGCCGCTGAGGTCGCCGACATCGCGCGCGAGGGCGACCAGTTCGGTGTGAAGACCTCGCTCGAGGGCATCGACATGAACGGTGTCAACAGCTACAAGGACGGCATCGTCGCGGGCCTGCACAAGGGCCTGCTGGGCCTGGTCAAGGCCAACAAGGTGACCCTTGTGGAGGGTGAGGGCAAGTTCGTCGGCCCGAACACCGTCGAGGTCGGCGGCACCCGCTACACCGGCAAGAACGTCGTGCTGGCCACCGGCTCGTACGCCAAGACGCTGCCCGGTCTCGACATCGGCGGCCGCATCGTCACCAGCGACCAGGCGCTCAGCCTCGACTACGTGCCGGAGAAGGTCGTCGTCCTGGGCGGCGGCGTCATCGGCGTCGAGTTCGCCAGCGTGTGGCGCTCCTTCGGCGCCGACGTGACCATCGTCGAGGCGCTGCCCCGGCTGGTCCCGCTGGAGGACGAGTGGGCCTCCAAGCAGGTCGAGCGCGCGTTCCGCAAGCGCGGCATCAAGTTCAAGACCGGCGTCCGCTTCAGTGGCGCCACCCAGACCGACGCCGCCGTCACCGTCTCGCTGGAGTCCGGCGAGACCTTCGACGCCGACCTGCTGCTCGTCGCGGTCGGCCGCGGCCCCAGCAGCTCGGGCATGGGCTACGAGGAGGCCGGGGTCAAGATGGACCGCGGCTTCGTCCTGACCGACGAGCGGCTGCGCACCAACCTGCCCAACGTCTTCGCGGTCGGCGACCTGGTCCCCGGCCTGCAGCTGGCCCACCGCGGCTTCCAGCAGGGCATCTTCATCGCCGAGGAGATCGCCGGGCTCAACCCGAAGGTGATCGACGAGGCGGGCATCCCCAAGGTCACCTACTGCAACCCGGAGGTGGCCTCGGTCGGCCTGTCCGAGGCGCAGGCCAAGGAGAAGTACGGCTCCGCCGAGACGCTGGTCTACAACCTCGCGGGCAACGGCAAGAGCCAGATCCTCAAGACCAGCGGCGGCATCAAGCTGATCAAGGCGCCCGACGGCCCCGTCGTCGGCGTGACCATGGTCGGCGAGCGGGTCGGCGAACTCATCGGGGAGGCCCAGCTGATCTACAGCTGGGAGGCCTACCCGGAGGACGTCGCGCCGCTCATCCACGCGCACCCCACCCAGAACGAAGCCATGGGCGAGGCCTTCCTCGCTCTGGCGGGCAAGCCCCTGCACGTGCACGGCTGA
- a CDS encoding oxidoreductase translates to MTWSEADLPDLGGRTVLITGANSGLGLRSAQVLAAKGAHVFVGARSLERGRAAIAAIDGAAELLEIDLADLASVRKAAAEVRERTGDRLDVLMNNAGVMGTPKATTADGFELQIGTNHLGHAALTWLLMPALRGVPDARVVTLSSIAHRSGRIDVDDLNFERRGYNAAAAYAQSKLANLLFAIELDRRLLAAGETVISVAAHPGMTETDLAVNSARLRVPGPLGGAVSKVVSLGNKLITQSVERGALPQLYAATAPDVRGGEYFGPTGPGEVFGAPGRAKPRAAAVNPDLGRTLWQRSADLTGVSPDPE, encoded by the coding sequence ATGACGTGGTCCGAAGCCGACCTGCCCGACCTGGGCGGCCGCACTGTCCTGATCACCGGAGCGAACTCCGGCTTGGGGCTGCGCAGCGCCCAGGTGCTGGCGGCCAAAGGCGCGCACGTGTTCGTCGGAGCCCGGTCGCTGGAGCGCGGCCGGGCGGCGATCGCGGCCATCGACGGCGCGGCCGAGCTGCTCGAGATCGACCTCGCCGACCTGGCGTCGGTCCGCAAGGCCGCCGCGGAGGTCCGCGAACGCACCGGCGACCGGCTCGACGTGCTGATGAACAACGCCGGGGTGATGGGCACGCCCAAGGCCACCACGGCCGACGGCTTCGAGCTGCAGATCGGCACCAACCACCTCGGCCACGCCGCGCTCACGTGGCTGCTGATGCCCGCGCTGCGCGGCGTGCCGGACGCGCGGGTGGTGACGCTGTCGAGCATCGCCCACCGCTCCGGCCGCATCGACGTCGACGACCTGAACTTCGAGCGCCGCGGCTACAACGCCGCCGCCGCGTACGCGCAGTCCAAGCTGGCGAACCTGCTGTTCGCCATCGAGCTCGACCGGCGGCTGCTCGCCGCGGGCGAGACGGTGATCAGCGTCGCGGCGCATCCCGGCATGACCGAGACCGACCTCGCCGTCAACTCGGCCCGGCTGCGCGTCCCCGGGCCGCTCGGCGGCGCGGTGTCCAAGGTCGTGAGCCTCGGGAACAAGCTCATCACCCAGTCCGTCGAGCGCGGCGCGCTGCCCCAGCTCTACGCCGCCACGGCGCCCGACGTGCGGGGTGGCGAGTACTTCGGCCCGACCGGACCGGGTGAGGTCTTCGGCGCTCCCGGGCGGGCGAAGCCGAGGGCAGCGGCGGTAAACCCCGATCTTGGCCGGACATTGTGGCAGCGGAGCGCCGACCTGACCGGCGTTTCGCCGGACCCGGAGTGA
- a CDS encoding TetR/AcrR family transcriptional regulator: MATAQSRRVDYSESTRQALVDSAVYLFTKRGYSATSLDVIAKRARVTKGALYHHFSGKQALFEAAFGAVETGVMGRLAEVVAGPGSAWDRAMAGIQAYIKMCMEPSYQRIAIHEGPVVMGWERWREAEEHFSYGIVKAALESLIEAGEIEELPIEVTTRILFGALSSGATIIAGSEDPKRAAAEVGTTITRVLEGLRTQAAPESGDGVAPVRRLRG; this comes from the coding sequence ATGGCGACAGCGCAGTCGAGGCGAGTGGATTACAGCGAAAGCACCAGGCAGGCCCTGGTGGACTCCGCGGTGTATTTGTTCACCAAGCGTGGGTATTCCGCTACCTCACTCGATGTCATCGCCAAACGCGCCCGAGTGACGAAGGGTGCGCTCTACCACCACTTCAGCGGCAAACAAGCCCTGTTCGAGGCCGCTTTCGGGGCCGTTGAGACGGGGGTGATGGGCCGTTTGGCCGAAGTCGTCGCCGGGCCCGGCAGTGCTTGGGACAGGGCTATGGCCGGTATCCAGGCATATATCAAAATGTGCATGGAACCGTCGTATCAGCGAATCGCCATCCACGAGGGTCCGGTGGTGATGGGATGGGAACGCTGGCGTGAAGCGGAGGAGCATTTCAGTTACGGGATTGTGAAGGCCGCGCTGGAGTCGCTGATCGAGGCGGGGGAAATCGAGGAATTGCCCATCGAGGTGACCACCCGCATCCTCTTCGGCGCCCTATCATCCGGGGCCACGATCATCGCGGGCTCCGAGGACCCGAAGCGGGCGGCCGCGGAGGTCGGCACCACGATCACCCGGGTACTGGAGGGCCTGCGCACGCAGGCGGCGCCTGAGTCGGGGGACGGGGTCGCACCGGTTCGGCGCCTGCGCGGATAA